From Trichoderma atroviride chromosome 1, complete sequence, one genomic window encodes:
- a CDS encoding uncharacterized protein (EggNog:ENOG41), with protein MTTSHSAVASGSPDRDSTPANESSPDADVGLSPNRDVEQQPSHDAAERDIDLQKFTGQTVQTAQSPATPCAAPASEAAPAPAPAPASASAAATATLAATVASTPSHHTATAHLSTPRTNGSASIDNGDTNSNNYIDSIIRANNGNGSICHDAIPVDAADLALSPTTSTTSSKYRSRSSTLLEPEPSHEVLVAAFRKTSPGLAARLKALGLEAAAKRAAIEKQHVDSIGRLDEQQLRQLDEKHQAGSVTAVIPRRGRPWKGIGAPPPHSRSLSQSDDVSMSPIADSYQLPEMPDIQEPEFLEDALAKSLAMDTQKYRLPDHLNGNGTKVTLDTRREHLERITRPPSPKEYPPLPSSPPAASPSHSHSPSISLSYSPAYSPSPPTPPPKESPLVETAPPEILTFNDFTPDMNSYFTPSHNRPGSIYTLSRVSFANQLAQLTMLGIPDADALSSKVSAIPTAPVASKALINAAEQIRSWISKAQEVVAGLDSEDDVEWAAAGGREGLEEVENAISRFEHLINAYVNAIDELQNRPDIADASTDDLRRAVTQMEAIADEWARIKRTLQSVRNQVEIAMEWEELWNSVLGDIQTEMDELSRLVFEMEERRHKSLAVAANGDNVDIGDLETIVEDNPLSAARLQPPNRLSLALPLAPNAPGNTAMSQDDSSLLALFARMQPLRASLDFLPMRLSVFEQRAKHAFPTACEELDMRHDGLDGSYKKLEKDAESLRKELGEDRWVIVFRGAGRQAQKMHESVERSLMKLREAIDSGMHLTNQPSIAKKIESYEAKKTHYGPAIGRVLSIIDKGVKDRLTVNGEILRLHAEMETRWESLKLNMGDMDAILEDIYAERRSQKLRDSISSMLSNDRSTNGSGMETPGSSPPSSVIMPNMGRDPRTPARKQGVNQLRSPNASSSSLMSSSSSRRDSSLPAPVSRLGKKTPSRLSYYPPSASASTLRPASTMGHRPRWNSSANTLDVEGSHTPHRTPAPVRSTSALTPLSTSKLPTPRSSLTRAGSESPMSESFPRSWSRTGHSRLSFRERLTSPGPYSQSSLFKQTPSRRSNVQPTVSTLNLDTQNVRPSSSLASSRRQSLLPMPRRPDSRGGSSPLPIFSRFTSRKYSDNPPEPKDLKPRWRF; from the coding sequence ATGACCACCAGCCATTCTGCTGTCGCCAGTGGCAGCCCAGACCGCGACTCGACGCCGGCCAACGAGAGCTCACCAGACGCTGACGTGGGTCTGAGTCCGAACCGCgacgtcgagcagcagccgagcCATGATGCAGCCGAGCGGGACATAGACTTGCAAAAATTCACTGGCCAAACCGTGCAAACCGCTCAGTCGCCCGCCACCCCTTGCGCCGCTCCGGCTTCAgaagcagctccagctccagctccagctccagcttcggcttcagctgcagctactgCCACGCTTGCCGCCACGGTCGCATCCACCCCCTCACATCACACAGCGACTGCACATCTGTCAACACCGAGGACCAACGGCAGCGCGAGTATCGATAACGGCGACACTAACAGCAACAACTATAttgacagcatcatcagGGCCAATAACGGCAACGGTAGCATCTGCCACGACGCGATTCCCGTCGATGCTGCCGACCTTGCTCTGAGCCCTaccaccagcaccacctCCAGCAAATATCGCAGCCGAAGCAGCACTCTTCTGGAACCCGAGCCGTCGCATGAAGTCCTGGTTGCCGCATTTCGAAAGACGTCGCCTGGTCTTGCTGCTCGCCTAAAGGCTCTGGGCcttgaagcagcagccaagcgAGCAGCCATCGAGAAGCAGCACGTTGATTCCATCGGTCGACTTGACGAACAACAGCTCCGCCAGCTCGACGAGAAACACCAGGCAGGATCCGTCACCGCCGTCATCCCTCGGCGCGGCCGTCCCTGGAAAGGCATCGGCGCCCCTCCTCCGCATAGTAGATCGCTGAGCCAGTCGGACGACGTATCCATGTCTCCCATCGCTGATTCCTATCAGCTACCTGAAATGCCTGATATCCAAGAACCGGAATTCCTCGAAGACGCCCTCGCTAAATCTCTCGCCATGGATACGCAAAAGTATCGGTTGCCCGACCACCTGAATGGTAATGGAACCAAGGTCACTCTGGATACTCGACGCGAGCACCTTGAACGAATTACGCGTCCGCCCTCTCCCAAAGAATATCCGCCTTTGCCTTCCTCGCCTCCCGCCGCTTCCCCTTCACACTCACACTCACCTTCAATTTCTCTTTCCTATTCCCCCGCGTATTCTCCATCCCCTCCAACTCCTCCGCCAAAGGAATCGCCACTTGTAGAAACAGCGCCTCCCGAAATACTCACCTTCAATGATTTCACGCCAGACATGAACTCATATTTTACGCCGAGCCACAACCGACCTGGGTCAATCTACACTCTCTCACGAGTGTCATTTGCTAATCAGCTAGCCCAGCTAACAATGCTCGGCATTCCTGATGCAGATGCACTCTCTAGCAAGGTTTCAGCAATCCCAACGGCACCGGTGGCTTCCAAGGCTCTCATCAATGCTGCTGAACAGATTCGCAGCTGGATTTCCAAGGCCCAGGAAGTCGTTGCCGGACTGGATAGTGAAGATGACGTAGAGtgggctgcggctggcggcCGTGAAGGCTtggaagaagttgaaaaCGCCATCAGCCGTTTCGAGCATCTCATCAACGCCTATGTTAACGCCATCGATGAACTGCAAAACCGGCCTGACATTGCTGACGCGTCGACCGACGACCTCAGACGAGCCGTTACCCAGATGGAGGCGATTGCAGATGAATGGGCTCGGATCAAGCGAACTCTGCAGAGCGTGCGAAACCAAGTGGAGATTGCCATGGAATGGGAAGAACTATGGAACAGCGTACTGGGTGACATACAGACCGAGATGGATGAACTTTCGCGGCTCGTctttgagatggaggagcgTCGGCACAAGAGCCTTGCCGTTGCCGCAAACGGCGACAATGTCGACATTGGTGACCTGGAGACTATTGTGGAAGACAATCCCCTCTCAGCCGCGCGGCTGCAGCCGCCGAATCGCCTCAGTCTTGCGTTGCCGCTTGCTCCCAACGCACCAGGCAATACGGCCATGTCTCAAGATGATTCTAGCCTGCTCGCGCTTTTTGCTAGAATGCAGCCTTTGAGAGCATCTCTAGATTTCCTCCCTATGCGATTGTCTGTTTTTGAACAAAGGGCGAAGCATGCATTTCCTACCGCATGTGAGGAGCTGGATATGCGACACGATGGCCTGGATGGGAGTTacaagaagcttgaaaaggaTGCAGAGTCTCTTCGCAAGGAGCTTGGGGAAGACCGATGGGTCATTGTCTTCCGCGGTGCAGGACGACAGGCTCAGAAGATGCACGAGTCTGTGGAACGGTCTCTGATGAAGCTAAGGGAAGCTATTGATTCCGGCATGCATTTGACGAACCAACCTTCCATCGCCAAAAAGATTGAGAGCTACGAAGCCAAGAAGACACATTATGGTCCCGCTATTGGGCGAGTCTTGTCCATCATTGATAAGGGTGTTAAAGATCGTTTGACCGTCAATGGCGAGATTTTGCGTCTCCATGCAGAAATGGAAACGCGATGGGAGTCCTTGAAGCTTAATATGGGAGACATGGATGCCATTCTCGAGGATATCTACGCCGAGAGAAGGAGCCAGAAACTACGAGATTCAATCTCCAGCATGCTCTCCAACGACAGGTCCACCAACGGCAGCGGCATGGAAACTCCAGGAAGCTCTCCCCCTTCGTCTGTGATTATGCCAAACATGGGCCGCGACCCACGTACACCCGCACGGAAACAGGGTGTAAACCAGCTTCGATCTCCCAATGCAAGCTCTTCTAGCCTcatgtcctcctcctctAGCCGAAGGGACTCATCATTGCCCGCCCCTGTCTCGAGACTTGGCAAGAAGACTCCCTCTAGGCTCTCCTACTATCCCCCTTCAGCATCCGCCTCGACCCTACGACCTGCCTCGACCATGGGGCACCGACCAAGATGGAACTCTTCTGCCAATACTTTGGATGTCGAAGGTAGCCACACCCCGCACAGGACGCCTGCGCCTGTAAGATCGACGTCGGCTCTTACGCCGCTATCTACCTCCAAGTTGCCCACCCCTCGGAGCTCTCTTACACGGGCGGGCTCAGAATCCCCCATGTCAGAGTCATTCCCCAGATCTTGGTCTAGGACAGGCCACTCCCGACTTTCATTCCGTGAGCGTCTCACCTCTCCCGGGCCTTATTCGCAATCTTCTCTGTTCAAACAAACGCCATCTCGTCGTTCCAACGTGCAGCCCACCGTTTCAACCTTGAACTTGGATACTCAAAACGTCCGCCCCAGCAGCTCATTGGCTTCGTCTCGCCGGCAAAGCTTGCTGCCAATGCCAAGAAGGCCAGATTCAAGGGGTGGATCAAGCCCCCTGCCCATATTCAGCCGGTTCACTTCTCGCAAGTATAGCGACAACCCTCCCGAGCCGAAAGATCTCAAGCCCAGGTGGCGATTTTGA
- a CDS encoding uncharacterized protein (EggNog:ENOG41~TransMembrane:6 (i104-124o136-155i167-184o190-208i224-241o247-267i)) — MAGTEVKIVTSPLDTSREGSIYTGQQTPQTSEKSETGNGYIDHFTQDVRTSLFVEIQLLLITICTGIQDATTFPDYHCFASNQTGNTIFLCLALVIPKFNGDMFYNANIGTGLGVFLFAGWLTGQLSHVVGPRKRWWLILCNLVQTCLVFGAAAVQYRYGVRDHGPIAVGVVALLAFAAGSQVVQSRSLAATEISTAMATAAWVDLMIDRKLFVVDNHPRTRRVLFLIALVVGGLLGALIYRTSGSATALAVSGGGKGLATLLYAFAGAEKKKVNTSMV, encoded by the exons ATGGCTGGAACAGAGGTCAAGATCGTCACCAGCCCTCTAGACACTAGTCGAGAAGGGTCGATCTATACTGGACAACAGACTCCACAGACGTCCGAAAAGTCTGAGACTGGGAATGGATATATCGACCACTTCACGCAAGACGTCCGCACGTCACTATTTGTTGAGATTcagcttttattaattaccATTTGCACAGGCATTCAAG ATGCAACAACATTCCCAGACTACCACTGTTTTGCCTCGAACCAAACAGGCAACACTATTTTCCTATGTCTGGCCCTGGTTATACCCAAATTCAACGGCGACATGTTCTACAATGCCAACATTGGCACGGGACTCGgtgtctttcttttcgcaGGGTGGTTAACAGGCCAGCTGAGCCATGTCGTCGGTCCTCGGAAGCGATGGTGGCTGATTCTATGCAATCTGGTCCAAACTTGTCTCGTCTTTGGTGCTGCCGCAGTCCAATACCGGTACGGAGTTCGTGACCACGGCCCGATAGCTGTTGGTGTTGTGGCCTTGCTGGCGTTTGCCGCCGGTAGCCAGGTGGTGCAATCTCGAAGCCTGGCGGCAACTGAAATCAGTACTGCCATGGCAACTGCAGCGTGGGTAGATCTTATGATTGACCGAAAGCTCTTTGTCGTGGATAACCATCCTCGAACGAGACGCGTCTTGTTTCTTATCGCACTTGTTGTCGGAGGTTTACTCGGTGCCCTTATTTACCGAACCTCTGGGTCAGCAACTGCTCTTGCAGtttctggcggcggcaaaggccTGGCCACTTTGTTATACGCCTTTGCGGGggctgaaaagaaaaaagttaaCACTTCCATGGTTTAA